A window of the Chionomys nivalis chromosome 25, mChiNiv1.1, whole genome shotgun sequence genome harbors these coding sequences:
- the Mdm1 gene encoding nuclear protein MDM1 isoform X1, translating to MPVRFKGLSEYQRNFLWKKSYLSESYNPSVGRKYSGAGLRSDQLGITKEPSFISKRRVPYHDPQITKSLEWNGAITEDAMVVPPEPQTLPTQNPQETEPKEDANQERALSLEASRVPKRTRSHSADSRAEGASDAVGKHRDVARNHVLDPKEAELEPSTKPPAERVDPRLDRRLHKKAGLAVVPSYNALRNSEYQRQFVWKTRKETAPVFPANQVFRNKSQIVPQFKGNTVVHETEYRRNFKGLSPVKEPKLREGLKGNSGLKTLSPEKKADEPLELEVEMTSEDTDQPKRKLSSWRHQRLGKVNSEYRAKFLSPAQYLYKAGAWTRMKENVPNQGSLNAMWYAEVKELREKAESYRKRVQGTHFSRDHLNQILSNSNCCWDVSSTTSSEGSISSNIRALDLAGNLTGHKTPQKHPSPKLEERKVAMGEQSPKNTTGKLAMPEAATLPVRRKLAWDAESTNEDTQEQPTGDGEEERGRDKQIYVGEPEKLDTQDKSNADRTKEGSESSSVSSGKAGRLPTPKLRELGIQRTHHDLTTPAVGGAVLVSPSKGKPSAPEQRKRASSQDGVDAPKRDLPKTGNHRAMSLLTSPAAGIKTVDPLPLREDWEAKVPEYQTNTPGQHSTPGFLPYWHPSSRIQGRLRDPQFQQNVGKPRMNSLQLPSPEAFNDEDADRLSEISARSAASSLQAFQTLARAQKRKENFWGKT from the exons ATGCCGGTGCGCTTCAAG GGGCTGAGTGAATACCAGAGAAACTTTCTATGGAAGAAGTCATATTTGTCAGAGTCCTACAACCCCTCAGTGGGGCGGAAGTACTCAGGGGCCGGACTTAGATCGGATCAGTTAG GGATCACGAAAGAGCCAAGTTTTATTTCAAAAAGGAGGGTTCCTTACCATGACCCTCAGATTACAAAGTCCCTGGAGTGGAACGGAGCCATCACAGAGGATGCTATGGTTGTCCCACCTGAGCCCCAGACCCTCCCAACACAAAATCCACAGGAGACAGAGCCAAAGGAAGATGCTAACCAAGAAAGAGCTCTCTCGTTAGAGGCTTCCAGGGTTCCCAAGAGAACTCGATCTCATTCTGCAGACTCCAGAGCTGAAGGGGCTTCAGATGCTGTGGGAAAGCACCGGGATGTAGCAAGAAACCACGTCCTGGATCCCAAAGAAGCAGAGTTGGAACCTTCTACGAAACCTCCTGCAGAGCGTGTAGATCCCAGG TTGGATAGGCGTCTTCATAAGAAAGCTGGATTGGCTGTTGTTCCGTCATACAATGCCTTGAGAAATTCTGAATACCAGAGGCAGTTTGTTTGGAAGACCCGTAAAGAGACTGCTCCTGTGTTTCCAGCCAATCAG gTTTTCCGTAATAAAAGCCAAATTGTTCCCCAATTCAAAGGGAACACAGTCGTCCATGAGACTGAATACAGGCGGAATTTCAAGGGTTTGTCTCCAGTGAAGGAACCAAAGCTAAGGGAGGGTTTGAAGGGGAACAGTGGCCTTAAGACATTGTCTCCAGAGAAGAAG GCAGACGAGCCTTTAGAATTAGAAGTAGAGATGACATCAGAAGACACAGACCAGCCTAAAAGGAAGCTTTCTTCGTGGAGACACCAAAGGCTTGG CAAGGTGAATTCTGAATATAGAGCCAAGTTTCTGAGCCCAGCTCAGTATTTATATAAAGCTGGAGCTTGGACACGCATGAAGGAGAACGTGCCAAACCAG GGTTCTCTAAATGCCATGTGGTATGCAGAG GTTAAGGAACTCCGGGAAAAGGCTGAGTCTTACAGGAAGCGAGTTCAGGGAACACATTTTTCTCGGGATCATCTGAACCAGATTCTGTCCAATAGCAACTGCTGTTGGGACGTCTCCTCAACCACGAGCTCAGAAGGAAGCATTAGTAGCAACATCCGAGCACTGGATCTTGCCGG CAACCTTACAGGCCACAAGACTCCCCAGAAACATCCTTCTCCCAAACTAGAGGAAAGAAAAGTTGCCATGGGAGAGCAGTCCCCAAAAAATACCACTGGGAAGCTGGCCATGCCAGAGGCGGCCACCTTGCCTGTCAGGAGGAAGCTGGCTTGGGATGCGGAGAGCACCAACGAAGACACGCAGGAACAGCCCACGGGAGacggggaggaggaaagggggagagacaagcagatctaTGTGGGCGAGCCTGAGAAACTGGACACACAGGACAAGTCTAACGCAGATAGAACGAAAGAAGG GTCGGAGTCATCTTCTGTTTCCTCAGGAAAGGCGGGAAGGCTTCCCACTCCGAAACTGAGAGAACTCGGCATCCAGCGGACCCACCATGACCTCACGACCCCGGCTGTTG GTGGGGCTGTCTTAGTGTCGCCATCTAAAGGGAAGCCTTCAGCCCCAGAGCAGAGGAAGAGAGCATCCTCTCAGGATGGCGTAGACGCTCCGAAGAGGGACCTTCCTAAG ACAGGAAACCACCGTGCTATGTCTCTGCTGACTTCTCCTGCTGCTGGCATCAAGACAGTTGATCCCCTGCCTTTGCGGGAAGACTGGGAAGCCAAAGTTCCAGAATATCAGACAAACACCCCTGGGCAGCATTCCACCCCGGGTTTCCTACCTTACTGGCATCCTTCCAGCAGGATCCAAGGCCGTCTGCGAGACCCTCAATTTCAGCAGAATG